From one Paramormyrops kingsleyae isolate MSU_618 chromosome 1, PKINGS_0.4, whole genome shotgun sequence genomic stretch:
- the LOC111838159 gene encoding uncharacterized protein CXorf38: MVYEELSARLNESGYKNWLKAGYCLLKVKDGLCDFVNNEMKCFHAVIIDSNHVLRSGRQCQNQCRPKGNQFTSVCSVCREWKAEILRHHTNTAGVVNWSNCKPWLWSFQHWELAKAYMPRGQVNSTSPEQCDAAALLNLINFCDHFSFIDQQSVREVIRQRNELMHSCEMRVSPKWMAQLQRNLDQLLQQLRRVPKVAAISQEIREILSADWSVSFTESDAVDGAQWEGVEPELISQLETDLLREKLDHLLVRSESEPPPDPKELEELGKLKEFIRLHPDLEKCFQTHLCKDQSQQFEGDSMK, encoded by the exons ATGGTATATGAGGAGTTAAGCGCTCGTCTGAACGAGTCCGGCTATAAAAACTGGTTGAAAGCGGGTTACTGCCTCCTAAAAGTGAAGGACGGACTGTGCGACTTCGTgaataatgaaatgaaatgttttcatgCGGTTATAATTGATAGTAACCATGTGCTGAGATCTGGCAGGCAATGCCAGAACCAGTGCAGACCAAAGGGAAACCAG TTCACGTCGGTCTGCTCAGTGTGCCGTGAATGGAAGGCGGAGATTTTACGGCATCACACCAATACAGCAGGAGTGGTGAACTGGAGCAACTGTAAGCCGTGGCTGTGGTCCTTTCAGCACTGGGAGCTGGCAAAG GCTTACATGCCTCGCGGGCAGGTGAACAGCACCAGCCCGGAGCAATGTGACGCTGCCGCACTCCTCAACCTCATCAACTTCTGCGACCACTTCAGCTTTATAGACCAGCAGAGTGTCAGGGAG GTGATCAGGCAGAGGAATGAGCTGATGCACTCCTGTGAGATGCGGGTGTCACCCAAGTGGATGGCCCAGTTACAGAGGAACCTGGACCAGCTCCTGCAGCAGCTCAGACGTGTCCCTAAGGTGGCTGCTATCAGCCAGGAGATACGGGAG ATCCTGTCGGCCGATTGGTCGGTGAGCTTCACCGAGTCGGATGCTGTTGACGGCGCTCAGTGGGAGGGGGTGGAGCCGGAGCTCATCAGCCAGCTGGAGACTGATCTACTGAGGGAGAAACTGGACCACCTGTTGGTCCGCTCTGAGTCGGAACCCCCCCCTGACCCAAAG GAACTTGAGGAGTTGGGGAAGCTCAAAGAATTCATTCGCCTCCACCCAGACTTGGAGAAGTGCTTTCAGACTCATTTGTGCAAAGATCAATCACAGCAGTTTGAAGGAGATTCCATGAAATGA